A genomic segment from Nymphalis io chromosome 15, ilAglIoxx1.1, whole genome shotgun sequence encodes:
- the LOC126773630 gene encoding methylated-DNA--protein-cysteine methyltransferase, giving the protein MNISKILKCSTNGNNKVSVYSFETPVGRIIAGADDNFLYFVIFEDSKNFERTIQAIAKQLTCNFVEEKNKILDQFESEIKEYFAGDLHKFTIPIKTLGSEFQKDVWDKLLEIPYGSTKTYGELAKDMGRLASHSRAVGAACGANAHLLVIPCHRLVASGSNGGFSSGLDRKEWLIKHEKEFA; this is encoded by the exons atgaatatttctaaaatattaaagtgtTCTACTAATGGTAACAATAAAGTGTCAGTTTATTCATTCGAAACACCTGTTGGTAGAATAATTGCAGGTGCTGATGACAATTtcctatattttgttatatttgaagATTCAAAAAATTTCGAGCGAACTATCCAAGCAATTGCCAAACAACTAACATGTAATTTTGTtgaggaaaaaaataaaattttagatcAATTCGAGAGCGAAATCAAAGAATATTTTGCGGGAGATCTCCACAAGTTCACTATTCCTATAAAAACTTTGGGCTCAGAGTTTCAAAAA GATGTCTGGGATAAACTTCTTGAAATTCCATATGGATCAACAAAAACTTATGGTGAACTTGCCAAGGATATGGGCAGACTAGCGAGTCATTCCCGGGCAGTAGGTGCTGCTTGTGGTGCAAATGCTCATCTACTTGTCATACCTTGCCATAGACTTGTGGCTTCTGGTTCAAATGGAGGTTTCAGCAGTGGATTGGACCGCAAGGAATGGTTGATAAAGCATGAAAAAGAGTTTGCTTAA
- the LOC126773629 gene encoding prostaglandin reductase 1-like codes for MANIFSPNFIVKRLFSGTSNKIRAQKYVLTKYFQGEPKRSDFEIVEETLPELKSGEILTEAEYLSVDPYMRAYMIGYKLPTDMIGGQVAKVIESRNENIPVGSYVTGTLGWRTHTIVDPNKSSSVGMLPLTVVPEISPHPVSLALGVLGMPGNTAYFGLKEICKPKEGETIAITGAAGAVGSHVGQIGKLLGCRVIGFAGTDEKCEYLEKELGFDRVFNYKTSNIKAALKEGAPNHVDCYFDNVGGEISTKIMNHMNKFGRVAVCGSVSSYNDLTLPKVTIVQPAIVFKELKVEGFLVNRWTDRWNEGVNMNLKWLNEGKLKYQEKVYHGFENMVDALVGMLRGENTGKAIVKVK; via the exons atggcTAATATTTTTTCACCGAATTTTATTGTGAAAAGACTTTTTTCCGGCACTTCTAATAAAATACGAGCTCAAAAATATGTGCTCACTAAATATTTTCAAGGTGAACCAAAAAGAAGCGATTTCGAGATAGTGGAAGAAACACTTCCGGAGTTAAAAAGTGgag aaaTATTGACAGAAGCAGAATATCTGAGTGTAGATCCATATATGCGAGCTTATATGATTGGATACAAATTACCTACTGATATGATAGGTGGACAAGTCGCAAA GGTGATCGAGAGTCGCAATGAAAATATTCCGGTCGGAAGTTACGTGACGGGTACGTTAGGATGGCGTACTCATACTATAGTGGACCCTAACAAATCGAGTTCAGTGGGCATGTTACCTTTAACCGTCGTACCAGAAATTAGCCCGCATCCGGTGTCTCTAGCATTAGGTGTTCTTGGTATGCCTGG aaaCACAGCATATTTTGGTTTAAAAGAAATATGCAAACCGAAAGAAGGGGAAACAATTGCAATAACTGGAGCTGCTGGAGCAGTTGGTTCACACGTTGGACAAATCGGTAAACTTTTAG GCTGTCGTGTAATAGGATTTGCTGGTACTGACGAGAAATGCGAGTATTTAGAGAAAGAATTAGGATTTGATCGAGTTTTCAATTACAAGACGAGCAATATAAAAGCTGCCTTAAAAGAAGGTGCTCCAAATCATGTTGACTGCTATTTTGATAAT gTCGGAGGTGAAATAAGTACGAAAATAATGAACCATATGAACAAATTCGGTAGAGTTGCCGTATGTGGTTCCGTTTCATCTTACAATGATCTAACACTGCctaaag ttacAATTGTGCAGCCCGCTATCGTTTTTAAGGAGCTTAAAGTCGAAGGATTTTTGGTTAATCGTTGGACTGATCGCTGGAACGAAGGCGTGAATATGAACTTAAAATGGCTCAATGAAGGGAAACTTAAGTACCAAGAGAAAGTTTATCATGGGTTTGAAAACATGGTCGATGCGTTAGTGGGAATGTTGAGAGGAGAAAATACTGGAAAAGCAATCgtgaaagtaaagtaa